ATcacatatttcattatttaaattaatgcaTAATCATttcacaataaataaataaatttatttctaattttaatattataatataattttataattgtttaacCAGTTTAAATTAACcagtttaaattttatttttatttttaattccataCATCAATCCGAATCGAAGTCAACAAGTTTCTtaaatgacgcattacacacCGTTACAGAAATCAAAATGCCAATTGATTTTTATCAACGTCTTGGAAGTTCTCCGTGCCGTGCTGTTGCATTGACGGCTGCCGCGCTTGGTatcgaaatgaattttaagGAAGTTGATTTAATGAAGGGAGATAACTTAAAACCAGAATATTTGAAGGTACGAGTAATTAATATAAGCTaaacataattctattatatctTGTATTGAATTCTATTAAAGcaagaaattaatatcttgTGTCAAatacttgaatattttactatatttatatttacttttaatatttttgataatatatttGATGTCTCCTTATGTACAGATGAACCCACAGCACACGATACCTACAATCAATGATAATGGTTTCTACTTGTGGGAAAGGTGAAATTGATTTGTATGTTATATTATGAATActtctttaatttcaaagaatcttgttttttttctcAATACGATGATCTACTGTTTCTATGCTATATAAGTATACCTGCACCTAAATACCCATACGATTACAGTGCGTATGATCGCGCGAAAGTAATTCAGATAACAAACTAGcaggaatttaataaattgatcaTTAACTAACATTTCGTTTCAAGAAATAGAATCCTATTATCAGTCTAACACTATTTTGTAATTCCGTTGCAATTGTGTCTTTCCTTTCAGTAGATTTGCACTTTCTGTCTTATAAGTCTGTGTTACAGTTTTCATGTATGGAGTATTCGTACTCTAATATGAACGAGCAATGATAATGATTAACAAGATCAGGAATAAAAACGTATAGACGTTATgtacattctttttctttcagtcGGGCTATTATGACATACCTGGCAAATCAATATGGTAAGAATGACTCATTATATCCAAAGGATCCGAAGAAACGTGCGATCGTTGATCAAAGATTGTATTTCGACGCATGCAACTTGTATAAATCTTTCGCAGACTATTACGTAAGtttaaagccatttagtaactTTTTATGGCGTATTGAAAGGAATTTCTATATTACATAACATTCctagatttttttaaataaaaaactatCTTGATAGATTCttacatatttcattatgCGTAgtattcttaattaatttcttttatttttataaaagtagaCAATTTAGGTGATATATACATGATTTTCTTGTCAAATCATTTAAAACCGctatttaatcttttattttaaaatgtgtatgaagcaaataattaattaatgatcttaaaatttttctttagtaTCCTATAATTTTCGCTAATGCCCCTAAAGATCAAGCGAAATATGAAGCTATTGGCACGGCCATGTCTTTCCTTAATACATTCCTCGAAGGACAAGACTATGTGGCAGGAAAGAACATGACTCTTGCTGACCTGTCCATTGTGGCCACCATATCCACAGTAGAggtaatttctttgaaaatattatcttatcaaaaaaaaaaaaaaaacaaagaatcaaatttatatttgcaaaataattacaacctaatttctttaaataattcctACTTTCCCAACGTAATAAACTACTGTATTATTgaacatttataatatatttaattcatcAATATGTTACATTGATAAACAGTAACGCCACTGTCAAGAGACTCAGAAAAAAGTCATAAAAGAGAGTTTTAgagaattcttttatatttattcgttacATCGTTTTAACAACAGGCCATGGACTACGACCTcagcaaatataaaaatgtgacCAGATGGTTTGCAAAGATAAAATCGGAAGCTCCAAAATATGAAGAGTACAACAACGCAGGCATAAAGGCATTCAAAGCTTTGGTGGAAAGCTTGAAAAAGTGAAAAGTGAAACACAATAACAATATTCGAAACCATGATTtcttttatatgaattttatatgaataaattttttatcattccTATTTACAGAGAAGAATTCTGCTTACGTATAATTATAGAGAATCTcaatgatacatatataattgtcTTATACATAGTGTTATTGTTTTATACTttgcaaagaatatatttgttattattaataccATCCAAAAATGTCTCGATATTATCGGTTCCGTCAACTCCAACTTCGCTCCAAATTTTTAGAAGCGCTTCACACGATATCATCGTTCACCCAACTAATTTAATTGTCAGATCGGTAATTAACGTAAACATAAATAAGAATGTTGGGCCGAAGTCACGCAGCCTTTCGTTACGActgaaatttttcatagaacTCGTCCATTTCCTCGACACCATTCGAAAACAATTTGTACGTGACGTTACTCATTCATCGTCGAAAGCAATCAACCAATGACACCAGCATGGCATCATCAGCAGTCAACGTGCTACACATGGAAACTTTATAAGTGAATAAACattgttttaacgaatattatttcacaaatgaatattttccttCGGCGTATTTACAAGCGAGAGATTGAATTCGTTAATGCTCGTTCACACTCGTTCATGCTCGCAATACTACCCACATTTGTTCGTCCATGTTCGTTCATGCTTGTCCGCGTTGTTCGTCAAGTGTAGATCCGGCTCAGAATGCTCGTAAATGCTATAGTGAAGTCGTTATAGCAGTACATCGACGCTTATACACTATCGAATTTATGTTTCCcctgaaattctaaaaattggCAAACATTAAGttccaaaaatattaatacattatatattaatatcgcCATATGTGTATACTGAATTTTACATAGTTCCATTTTAGTTTTCGTACAAATTGAGCTAACCAACAACGTTGTTACGTATCTAATTCTGTTTAATTTGACTGTTTCCTGCGATGACGTTGTTTTAAtatcgaaacgaacgaaagaaataattctacatgaaaaattaaataaaaaatatatcgcaAATTTTGAGAGATTCTATGATATACTAAAAACACGTTGCAATAGTTGTCAGTTTGACGTTCACATACGGTGAAAAAAGCTGTTTCGAATCCATTTAAGGTAAAATTACCATTACCACGCACGATACAGTAAATAGTGGAATCAGCATCAAATACGTATTAATGAACCTTGTAATTATAGTAGCCACTTACTGTTCGCAGAGCGACCAATTTACTTCAGCAGTGACCATCCTTTTGATTCGATGTTCATTTGCTAATTATCCTCGACCTCGGTTTCACATACGTTTTAATTACACTACAATGATCGGTAAAACACTTTCATCGATAGttgcttttctttttgctATAACCAAACGGAAAAGGTCTTTTCATTTCTACGAGGAAACTTTGAATCCTatcgtaaaacgatataaataaaatatcaccaAACAAgaataaatacttttaatagttttagaaggaaatgatatttatataaaggtGTGATCATTTGTGATTACTTCTAagttaaaacaatttatttaaatatgtatttatcacGCAGTGGTTGAATCCGCATTAATTGTAACTGAACCatggatttttatacaaatttatatttttacaaacacaagtaaagaaataaaacttaaGTAGAGATTCGTTTTGTTTATTAAAGATCATAACGAGTACTTTACTTTGCGTATTTCcgacattttatatatttttacatattaaacaTATTCTGTACACTTTTGTCTCTTTAACAAATACTATTGGTGTGTAGATACTTTCTACAGCcattgtacatacatatattattatatgtatataggtaCATCGAATGAGTCAGCGCACAAGCTCTACTCACGATCAATTCACCTGTACGAATAAGATAAAGCATATTCATACCTTTCTTATCGTTCACAAGCAACAATCGCACTAATATTTCTCAAGACagtgataataattattaaaaaggaATTTGATACCACACGCCagttgtaaaattattactattacgaaAAGGTAGCAATTATTTCTTTGCATGTTCGTGATCGTGTTCACTGCTTCGTATACCGATTATAAGGGGCACcaagatttattaataaattacaagttttttatttattagatttatttataaatgaagAAGCTCTCGACAAGTAAGAAGTATGATTTTGAATTTatcgtatacatatacgttgttagacaatttattaaatcgtcTTCTTTACGTTGTTTGTACGTACGCTTGAACTGTTTCGCGTGTATCGATTGCTTGTTAATGGCGCACGCACGTAGCAGTATTTCGCTACACATGTAGTTCCATATTACGTATACATAGCTTCGTCGTATGAAAAATAGTTGTCTATCGATTACATCGATTGAAAACAAAACTGTGGCAATACGCTTCAATCGGCCAAGAGATGAAACCCTTACTTGCCGCGCGCTTCCGCGCGTGTTGCGCTTTGAAAACGGTACCCATCGAATTTCAGTTCGGCAATCTCACCATCGCTCGTTCCATTCGTCGTAAGAGCAAACGaattctttcctctttccaattttttatcGCCCTTCTCTGttctgtttctcttttatacCTTTTTTCGATGCAAATTCTCGATCTTTATTGGACTTCGACTAAAACCGAATATTCATGGTGCAAACATTGCAAAATCGCACAATAACTCTTGGCATTGTTGAACAATGACGAAAAGAATATGCCACAGGACGGATTAAATGCGAAGTAAGGTACACAGGATAGTTCTGTAACTTtcgtatgtgtatatattgaTTTAGTTAGTGATATTGATTCTATCGAAAATCGTTGTGAACGAAACCGGCGCCGCTGAAAAAAGGGGCGTGTAATGGAATATTTCAATACTTTTCACTGACGGTCTCGAAAGTTTTAAAGTtgcaacgaaatattttttcgataaCGTTGAAACGGTACTTCACTAGCACGCGATACGCAGCAAATGTTTAATTGCATTGAGCGGCATGTCACAGGCTACACCTGTGTTTAAAATGTTCAATcagttaattattattaatgatttTTATCTATTCTTTGCGAGGAATTATATTAGTTTCAGTCATACTGCGTACTATCgtcatgaattttaattacattgtaactgatactaaaatatatttctttagttAACAAGCAATCATGTCAGTGGATCTGTATTACATGCCAATGAGTTCACCCTGCAGAGCGGTTCTCTTGACTGCCGAGGCCATTGGTAttactttaaatttaatagaaatcaaTTTGTTTGAAGGCGAACATCTAAAGCCAGAATTTGAACAGGTCAGCGTGCTTAAATATGTCTTGTGTTATCTATTCTTTACGAAGTTTACCATATtgcatattattaaattatgatcaATATGGGAAATATTAACGTATTAACTGCTATGACTATTaccaataatatttaaaagacgATATCTTTAATTCTTTGCAACCCAAGCAACATTTAACATTTCGTCTCTTCTAGTTCACTCTCAGAAATGTACTGTTCATAATTTaggtaaattttcatattttcgtaGGAAATAACATATCTATATTGGTATATTTCCATGGAGTTAATCCATAACATAAAGAAATACGTTTTATACGTTCAATTGGCAATCGATTGTGATAGCATGTCGAATGTGGTCAACATAAAACCGCAAAATGTTGAAAACCTTAAATAAGTATCAAAAGTCATTTACGTAATAATGTCAATTGAAATAGTATTATtatcaatacaatatattacatagacctattaaattaataatgtacggtcaacgaaatattatacgcTTCCTCGATTATACAGCATTCGCAACAGTTAACTGAAAGTAATTAATAGAAcgcaataattaattagagGACCGCGtttattctgttttatttcgttcttcGATATTTCGCTATTCGTTTTATTCGATACCTACACAGTATgtgttaaaaagaaattttacaataaataatatatggcGATTATATTCCTATTATAGCTGAATCCACAGAAAACTATCCCGTTTCTTGTAGACGGCGATTATAAACTATCTGAGAggtttgtaattaattaatatgtaatgtgtatcatttttgtttcttatcaTCTTTTAATCTCTTTCAATAAACGATTGCAGTCGAGCCATCATGTCGTATTTAGTTGATCAATATGGTAAAAACATTCGTCTAAATCCGCAAACACCGGCTGGTCGAGCCTTGGTTAATCATCGATTACATTTTGATATTGGTACCTTGTATAGAggcatgaaaaattattatgtaagttattcaaaattaaaccacttttatatctttcttgcgttttcttcctttttcaaaTAGGAGAAGTAAGgtgagaatataaaataaatgattatatcCTGAAACTGAACGAACTTGTTACAGTATCCAGTTGTGTTTAGAGGAGCAAATTACAATCCAGAATATTACAAGGTACTCGAAGGTGCGTTTGATGTTCtcgataaatttctaaatggGCAAGATTACGTCGCTGGACGCAATTTGACCATCGCCGATCTCGCATTGGCAGCCACTGTATCAACATCGGAGGTATGCATACATCatgagaaaaaggaaacgttAATTGGAGATTTAAATGATGTTTATTGATCGTAGGTTTTCGGTTTCGAGGTGGAGAAATACGTGAATGTTGCTAAATGGATGGATAGAATAAAATCATCCGCGCCAGGTTATCGTAAAGCCAATGGCGAAGGAttagaaataatgaaaagatTGGCCGATAATGCAAAAAAGGAGTAATCTATGTCACTATTAATATATTGACatgttatttgttaaatttaataaaattgtagaaagtaGAAAGTAATAAAGTAAGGCTTCCTTAGAAATAAATTGAGACTTTACGACCACTCTGTATTTATCcatttaaaaagagaaataatcaTTTAAGAACTTTACAATATCGTTCAActctttatacatattttatatatctatcgATACATATATGAAAAGTATTTTATCTAACTTTATcacttgaaattattaaaatttttccaaaatgttTCCTACAACAGTAGTATATTATTGTAGAGACCAACCAACCTACAcatcataaattatatttataacgatattatacaatatatttatacaaatattatacataaaatatgtatttcattaGGTATCCTTTTTCGCCCTTTCCCCAAATATAGCAGTACCAACTCTAATATTAGTACTTCCCAACTCTACCTGCATAAAGataatatcatattttaatacatgTCTGACATTTCTAAGGAAGTATaacaatttctaataaaattaccGCATGTTCATAATCATTTGACATTCCCATTGATAATTCTATCTTATTTAACTCAATACccaatttctttgaaactttttctctACATTCTTTCAGACACAAAAAATCGGGATTCGGTCCTTTAGGGAGATCATGTCCAAACATGCCTATTGTCATAAGACCTATAAATTCTAAACTTGGACAGTTATCAATAATATGCTGAACAAGAGTACAAACATCTGTGATCTTACAACCACTCTTTtctgaaaatgtaaatttataatatatttaacttattaaattataaaatcagaATGATTTTAATAACTAGAAGCCAAGACGTAGCTTACATTTATTTGAACTTACTTATTTGaagatgaaacaaaaattttgcatgaatttcatatttctaagataatataaatattatgttagGAAGATTGAATGTAATAAAACATGCAATATTTCTgttcataatattttcatatagaaatataaacaataatcGTAACCaattattagaattagaaTATGTAATACCTTGTTCGTTGCTAGTATTCACCTGTACcattacttttaatttcaaattttcatgtACTCTAATTTTAGACCAAGAAGTATTTAATGCCGATGCAAGTTTTTCATTATCTATTGTttcaataatatacaaatttggagtagttaataatttgtttattttattacgttgaaGATGGCCAATAAAATGCCAACGTATATCTGTACATGTTTCTAAAATACTTGAGTGATTTCCCTTTTCAACTAATTCATTGACATAATTTTCTCCAAAATGTCTTTGACCAGCTTTATACGCATCCACAATTAATTCAACTGGTTTCAATTTACTCACAGCTACTAAACGTGGCTCAAAATACTTGTATTCCTGTGAAAAGGaggttaaatatacaaattattactattaaaacATGTCTCTAgtgttttatgtttatatttttattcaatccATTTACATAATTCcaaaataattatcattatataaatttatataatatttataacatacgGGTAACCTCCTAGCAGAAGCAGCAATAATTTTATCTTGcactatttttaaattcgttaCCAATTCGGCCATTTTGATTACTTTTTAATCTTGTTTTCATaactttttcataatttcatttttatcactACCTAACCTAATAAATTAGGATGatattatactattatctagtatttaaataatactttaTCTATGCCtcttaatacatataataaatatgtattacacATTTTACATAAAAGAACTGTCCGGACtaagataaaacaaatttgttattaaattactGTGTGTAGCATTATAAGAAACCATAATCAATGCTATAATCTATATTCAACATTACAAGTTAAACCGCAGCGgcgattatatgttatgacagcaagaaaatttagaaaacaattaataaatgtaatatcacGATATGActttttcctttgtttctatttaaattctacAATGGAACACAatacatttgaaaattaaggCAAGCCTATAAATTCTACATAAATCTATCAATAAATGATATGTATTGTTCACTTCTTCCTCTAAGaaacaatagaaatattttaattaattgtttttaatattgaaaattaatataccaGAGTTTGGTGAACATTATTACCTAACCTAAATGCCGCTGATATGTGGGAAATGTTTGTATATGAGACTTATATAAGCTGCTGTAAATAGGTATAGTTATACCCATTGTCTATTATAAAgttacttatatttatacgaCCGTGCACTAactatagtatatatatacatatgtatatatgtatgctatagttttatacgtatacatgaagttcaattttcaatgcgaagaaaattattcttagTTTGCGCATAGCTAGAACCAGATTGTATctgtatagtatatatattgtgaaaaGTGATTGCACAAAGTGAaagcaattattaaaatttcaacatgACATTCCTGAAAACTATACAACCAggtaaatttaacaaaacttttttctgtttcctaatacaatttaattgaTTCTTTTTCTATCAAATGTAATATACGAATATCATATaacctataaaattattattttgtcttAATTACACATTTGATTTTATGAAAGTatgctttttacaggtttaaaattatttcaaacttcCACAAAAATCTTTAATGTACCTGTACGAactaaatattactttattaattcGGCACAGCCATCGTATCTTGATAATGCAACAAACAGATCATTGCTTCTAGAAATCATACGTGGTATTGGAATTACATTTGCTCACTTCTTTAGTGAACCTGCAACAATAAATTATCCTTTTGAAAAGGGTCCCTTAAGTCCAAGATTCAGAGGTGAACATGCATTAAGAAGGTATTGGTATAAAGCTTTTTATATCAAGAGTACATAAAACTTTTactgaagaaaatataataaatttattctaataGATATCCTTCAGGTGAAGAAAGATGTATTGCATGCAAATTATGTGAAGCAATTTGTCCAGCACAAGCAATCACTATTGAAGCAGAGGAAAGAGCAGATGGATCCCGTCGTACAACAAGATATGACATAGACATgacaaaatgtatatattgtgGATTCTGTCAAGAAGCTTGTCCAGTGGATGCAATCGTGGAGGTAACGATTAatacataagtatatatagTAGTGCTTGTTTAAATTCAAATAGAGCTATTTTGTCTAAATTCAAATAATCTATCCTTACCATTACTTAGTGTAGTCTAAATTTCAGTATCAATTTAATGTAATCCAAATCTAATGACAAAGAGAATAAATAGACATAGTAAgagtaatatattaatttctaaatgtcAATATCTATCATAAAATGTAAACAATTTTATGTAGATATATGGGAATACCTATTAcataagatttatatttaccatatgaattatttttaggGTCCAAACTTTGAATATTCAACAGAAACACATGAAGAGTTATTGtacaataaagaaaaattgctgAATAATGGAGACAAGTGGGAATCAGAAATTGCTAGTAATATTTATGCAGATCATTTGTATCGCtaaacaaattgtaaaatttagtgaaatatagtaataattagtaataattaatagtaataatagaaaatgtcTATTATGTGTGAGCTATTTTACCAATAAAATGTTCACTATATATgtaggatatatatatatatcctatatattgtaaattttattccaaaagAAGTAGTAATGATGGGATACTATTGATGTTACTTTTCCTTAGCATATACTTACcatataaatgaatttaataacTGTGCTTTTTCCTTCCTATATATTGCTCGCGTTGcttcatttaaattaataaaaaattaaatatttatgtaaataaatcaCGTTATAAAATCATATGAATATCAATTATATTTGATGTTAATGAACAATggcttaaaataatataatttcccatgtctttatataaattttacagtATTAAAGTATCTCATTactaatgaaaattttgtatattattacctgttctttttattagtttctatacgtttattatttacaaatatgttttaatcatttttaatatgtttttgtatttataacattCCGTTTCCCCCCACAAAAATACCTTGAATAATCTTCTTACagtagtaatataaattacaaactgttattcatatacatatatatattcggaataaaaatgtatgacTCTACactcattaatttataaaggtATGATTCTCACAACAttaaatttttagtttatCACATGAATGGAAAAATACTAACTAGCCAAAAATACTATTTGTACTTATATCTCCGAAAATATcccaaaatattttgaaatcacTCTTATAGTAAGGATTATacaatgataaaaaattatctataatttatataatattcaaatcaagttatattaaaatataataaaaatatatcaatgaAGTATGTAGgatatggaaaataaatttaatcaatactttccaaacagaaaaatttcaatgtaaaTCAAAAATTTTCTTCAACAGCAATTTTAACTCTTTTAAGGCTAAAAACATTGtatctttcatttatatttttgttattctcaaatatttttaaattacaagtaATATTACATTCAttccataaatataaatgcatTACAATGAAAAgtgaaaatatcataaaaagtGAATGAGAGTATATAGTTAAAATATAAGTCAATATCGGATCTATCGAAAAAACTGAgtaatttctatgaaatcaGGAAAAATCACTACTATTTATTCACAAACCACTGATGGAGATGAACGTTTTAGATCTGTTCCGCAATCATATGTATTATTAACTATACGTATATGTTTCTGACTTTATCCTTGGAAAGCTAATCATAAGATTAGTTTTTTGTAACTTTAGTATAAAAAAccaataataaaaagatttctttTGGTACTTGAACATAATTTATACCACTTATCTACTCAATTATGATAGATAGTACTGAAAGATGCTAATAAGAGAATATATTTGTCaactatgaatatttaaaataattatatttaaatgtttatagGAAGAATGCATATCTCAAACAGTTTTATATCATATTCGAACTCATTAGAATCATAAATCATTTACATTATTAAGTATAATACTATTAACATCATAAATCCTAGAAAGAGTtctgatattataaattatgactGTAACAGTGAAAGTAAAATGCTCATAATATGTATCATACATAATATACCCATAATCTATACtacataatgtataaaaatcccccctaagatatacatatgtgtatgtatattgttaaatacgcgcgcgcgtgtgtgtgtgtgtgtgtaaaaAATGGAAACATTTTTGACATTTAGAAGCATcctagaaaattataattaaaaaaaattaaattttatatacttcatCCTTCACGATTTATTCATATTGCAAAAGAGAACTTGTGCACTTAAAAATTCGGccacaatattattattatttttagtacCTTAATTATACTGCACTTTAATAGCAACTTTATCTGTACGtagttttttaattgattttatgTTTACattgtatatcctatattcaataaattttaatcagtACATTCTTTAGTTCGTTTACGATGATAATTCCTTGCTAACGCATGAATAATTGTTACTAAAAAGTAACATATCATCAACattacaaatttatcaaataaccATGAAATTGTTGTTACTCCATCctgaaaacaaaagaaatatttagaaatgtgTAAATACATTGttcacaataaattaaaatcataCCATCGACGTTTTATcatgcaatttttctttctgttgAATAAGATACTTTTTCAATGGCTCTTGAAATTTCGAACCAATAAATGGTACAATTGCTAGCagttttatgaatttatctAAAAGTTCTTCATTGAAAGCTATAATTACTGCAAGTTGTTGAATATGCATTTTTATAATCGCTTTTCCTATAAGTGTAGCTCCAAAAAATGTCCAAAATGGAATTAAGTAATGACCACATGTCAAGCCAGCAAGATCAAACAATGGATTGGGGatctaaaaatgaattttgtgtaaaaaatatattgtaaatgtttaatttaattttaaccaGATTCaaagattatataaaaatattttctaaaaatacataaaaataaaacctttttaa
This genomic stretch from Bombus fervidus isolate BK054 chromosome 9, iyBomFerv1, whole genome shotgun sequence harbors:
- the LOC139991089 gene encoding uncharacterized protein, whose amino-acid sequence is MPIDFYQRLGSSPCRAVALTAAALGIEMNFKEVDLMKGDNLKPEYLKMNPQHTIPTINDNGFYLWESRAIMTYLANQYGKNDSLYPKDPKKRAIVDQRLYFDACNLYKSFADYYYPIIFANAPKDQAKYEAIGTAMSFLNTFLEGQDYVAGKNMTLADLSIVATISTVEAMDYDLSKYKNVTRWFAKIKSEAPKYEEYNNAGIKAFKALVESLKKQAIMSVDLYYMPMSSPCRAVLLTAEAIGITLNLIEINLFEGEHLKPEFEQLNPQKTIPFLVDGDYKLSESRAIMSYLVDQYGKNIRLNPQTPAGRALVNHRLHFDIGTLYRGMKNYYYPVVFRGANYNPEYYKVLEGAFDVLDKFLNGQDYVAGRNLTIADLALAATVSTSEVFGFEVEKYVNVAKWMDRIKSSAPGYRKANGEGLEIMKRLADNAKKE
- the LOC139990897 gene encoding pyridoxal phosphate homeostasis protein isoform X1, whose protein sequence is MAELVTNLKIVQDKIIAASARRLPEYKYFEPRLVAVSKLKPVELIVDAYKAGQRHFGENYVNELVEKGNHSSILETCTDIRWHFIGHLQRNKINKLLTTPNLYIIETIDNEKLASALNTSWSKIRVHENLKLKVMVQVNTSNEQEKSGCKITDVCTLVQHIIDNCPSLEFIGLMTIGMFGHDLPKGPNPDFLCLKECREKVSKKLGIELNKIELSMGMSNDYEHASWEVLILELVLLYLGKGRKRIPNEIHILCIIFV
- the LOC139990897 gene encoding pyridoxal phosphate homeostasis protein isoform X2 translates to MAELVTNLKIVQDKIIAASARRLPEYKYFEPRLVAVSKLKPVELIVDAYKAGQRHFGENYVNELVEKGNHSSILETCTDIRWHFIGHLQRNKINKLLTTPNLYIIETIDNEKLASALNTSWSKIRVHENLKLKVMVQVNTSNEQEKSGCKITDVCTLVQHIIDNCPSLEFIGLMTIGMFGHDLPKGPNPDFLCLKECREKVSKKLGIELNKIELSMGMSNDYEHAVELGSTNIRVGTAIFGERAKKDT
- the Nd-23 gene encoding NADH dehydrogenase (ubiquinone) 23 kDa subunit — its product is MTFLKTIQPGLKLFQTSTKIFNVPVRTKYYFINSAQPSYLDNATNRSLLLEIIRGIGITFAHFFSEPATINYPFEKGPLSPRFRGEHALRRYPSGEERCIACKLCEAICPAQAITIEAEERADGSRRTTRYDIDMTKCIYCGFCQEACPVDAIVEGPNFEYSTETHEELLYNKEKLLNNGDKWESEIASNIYADHLYR